A single window of Aquarana catesbeiana isolate 2022-GZ linkage group LG10, ASM4218655v1, whole genome shotgun sequence DNA harbors:
- the LOC141110248 gene encoding aflatoxin B1 aldehyde reductase member 2-like, with protein MSRSPPTAPPPPGLPRTVLGTMEFGRRMDAEQSGEAVREFLRRGHDELDTAHKYADGESEKVLGGLGLSAGVKLATKANPLEGKTLRAQSVRQQLETSLQRLRTPSVHLFYLHAPDHQTPVEETLAACQQLYQEGKFKELGLSNYASWEVMEVYCICKKNNWVLPTVYQGMYNATTRQVETELLPCLRRLGIRFYAYNPLAGGLLTGKYQYEDQDKTQEASRFFGNSWAEAYRNRYWKKHHFEAIDLVRRSLEEMYSADIRPSLTAAALRWMYHHSKLQGSRGDAVILGMSSTEQLVNNLAGAEGGPLLSPVVAAFNNAWNLVAHDCPNYFR; from the exons ATGTCTCGTTCTCCGCCCACCGCCCCGCCCCCTCCGGGGCTCCCGCGCACTGTGCTGGGCACTATGGAGTTCGGTCGGAGGATGGACGCGGAGCAGAGCGGGGAGGCGGTGCGCGAGTTCCTGAGGCGCGGGCACGATGAGCTGGACACCGCTCACAAGTACGCGGATGGAGAGAGCGAGAAAGTGCTGGGGGGGCTGGGCCTGAGCGCCGGAG TGAAATTGGCTACAAAGGCCAACCCCTTAGAGGGGAAGACGCTGAGAGCGCAGAGCGTGCGCCAGCAACTGGAGACCTCCCTCCAAAGACTGCGGACCCCCAGCGTCCACCTCTTCTACCTGCACGCCCCGGACCACCAGACCCCAGTGGAGGAGACCCTGGCGGCCTGCCAGCAGCTGTACCAGGAG GGCAAGTTCAAAGAGCTGGGCCTTTCTAATTACGCTTCCTGGGAGGTGATGGAGGTGTACTGCATCTGTAAGAAGAATAACTGGGTGCTGCCGACCGTGTACCAG GGTATGTACAATGCCACCACGCGCCAAGTAGAGACAGAGCTGCTCCCATGCTTGCGCCGGCTCGGAATCCGGTTCTACGCATACAACCCGCTGGCAG GGGGGCTTTTAACCGGGAAGTACCAGTATGAAGACCAGGACAAGACGCAAGAAGCTTCCAGATTTTTTGGGAATAGCTGGGCAGAAGCTTACCGGAATAG GTATTGGAAGAAGCATCACTTTGAAGCCATCGATTTGGTACGCCGATCTCTGGAGGAGATGTACAGCGCCGATATCAGACCCAGTCTGACCGCAGCCGCACTACGTTGGATGTACCACCACTCCAAGCTGCAG GGAAGTCGGGGTGACGCGGTGATCTTGGGGATGTCCAGCACGGAGCAGCTGGTGAACAACTTGGCCGGAGCGGAGGGAGGGCCTCTCCTGTCCCCGGTGGTCGCTGCGTTCAACAACGCCTGGAACCTGGTCGCCCACGACTGCCCCAACTACTTCCGCTAG
- the EMC1 gene encoding LOW QUALITY PROTEIN: ER membrane protein complex subunit 1 (The sequence of the model RefSeq protein was modified relative to this genomic sequence to represent the inferred CDS: inserted 2 bases in 2 codons; added 89 bases not found in genome assembly), which translates to MAAIYRLVVVLELLALCWAVYEDQVGKFDWRQQYVGRLRFAVLESGQGAKKLIAATEKNVITALNSRNGDILWRHIDKDTSEGAIDALLMYGQDAITLSGGRVLRSWETNVGGLNWEALLEPGSVQAVGFAXTQDVARYVAVLKNSILSLHYLSNGHQKWSEVLPDSGMVQYQLLHSSYKGLVHVVGIVPGDHIRVLTFSLEDGSITKQVDVLTPWLHTLRGTCGVVTDSVLICADTAAASLHTLPLVTAEETTQHRLQVILGVEVADDITELGITTAPLSLPGPILAQFFLQISPRRFLLMQYRDGALTPLRDFSHVSLATFASTADKSVAAVMQCKTDVKPTPESEATAGLSCSEEAASCPGQTFSISLYMADSGRRLLDTTMTFTLEQSCVRPDALYLQLFLKKDDSVGYRALVQTEDNQLTFLHQPGKILWLREESLADVVTMEMVDLPLTGAQAELEGEFGKKADGLLGMVLKRLSSQLILLQSWSVHLWKMFCDARKPRSQIRSEINIDTLARDEFNLQKMMVLVTASGKLFGIESGTGSILWKFYLPGVRPGASFNLLVQRTTAHFPYPPQCTLLVKDKETAMTSLYVFNPIFGKLSQMAPPSLQRPILQSLLLPVMDHDYAKVLLLLDGQHKVIPFPATKYVLQQLQELSSTVFFFLIDAERGKLTGLRLHKDLSTEEMWELVLPSELQRITTVKGKRSNEHVHSQGRVMGDRSVLYKYLNPNLLALVTESTDTHPDRCFIGIYLIDGVTGRIIHSSVQRKARGPVNIVHSENWVVYQYWNSKARRNELTVLEIYEGTEQYNSTNFSSLDXPHLPHVLQQSYIFPPPLRAMEATITERGITSRHILIGLPTGAIFSLPKAILDPRRPEFPTEYTREENLIPYTPDIQIHAERFINYNQTVSRMKGIYTAPSGLESTCLVVAYGLDIYQTRVYPSKQFDVLKDDYDYILISGVLIGLVFATMITKRLAQVKLLNRAWR; encoded by the exons GCGGCAGCAGTATGTGGGACGCCTCAGGTTTGCGGTTCTGGAATCCGGACAAGGAGCCAAGAAACTCATCGCAGCCACAGAGAAGAACGTCATCACCGCCCTGAACTCCAGGAACGGAGACATCC TGTGGCGTCACATCGATAAGGACACGTCTGAAGGTGCGATCGATGCTCTGCTGATGTATGGTCAAG ATGCCATCACTCTATCGGGTGGCCGGGTGCTCCGCTCCTGGGAGACCAACGTTGGAGGACTGAATTGGGAAGCTCTTCTAGAACCCGGCAG TGTTCAGGCTGTGGGGTTTG GCACTCAGGATGTAGCACGATACGTGGCAGTGCTGAAGAACTCTATTCTGTCCCTCCATTACCTCTCCAATGGGCACCAAAAATGGTCTGAAGTCCTCCCGGACAG TGGTATGGTCCAGTACCAGCTGCTTCACTCCTCCTACAAAGGTCTGGTCCATGTGGTTGGGATCGTCCCCGGTGATCACATCCGGGTCCTGACATTCAGCCTGGAGGACGGATCCATCACAAAGCAG GTCGATGTTCTCACCCCTTGGCTTCATACTCTACGTGGAACCTGCGGGGTGGTCACAGACAGCGTCCTGATCTGTGCCGACACCGCAGCCGCCTCTCTCCACACACTCCCTCTAGTGACTGCTGAGGAGACTACACAGCATCGCCTGCAGGTCA TCCTGGGAGTGGAAGtggctgatgacatcacagagctcggTATAACTACAGCTCCTCTCAGTCTGCCCGGCCCGATACTGGCCCAATTCTTCCTGCAGATCTCTCCTCGCCGTTTTCTGTTGATGCAATACAGAGATGGCGCCCTGACACCATTGCGTGACTTCTCTCAT GTGTCTCTGGCGACCTTCGCATCCACAGCGGATAAATCGGTGGCGGCGGTGATGCAGTGCAAGACAGACGTG AAACCGACCCCGGAGTCCGAGGCCACTGCTGGGCTCAGCTGCTCGGAG gaggCGGCGTCCTGTCCCGGTCAGACATTTAGCATCAGTCTGTATATGGCAGACAGCGGGCGGAGACTTTTGGACACCACCATGACGTTCACGTTGGAGCAGAGCTGTGTGAGGCCAGACGCT ttaTATCTACAGCTGTTCCTGAAGAAAGACGACTCGGTGGGCTATCGGGCGCTTGTGCAGACCGAGGACAACCAGCTGACATTCCTGCATCAACCAG GAAAGATCTTGTGGCTGAGAGAAGAGTCTCTGGCAGATGTTGTGACAATGGAAATGGTGGATTTGCCTCTCACGGGGGCTCAGGCTGAGCTAGAGGGGGAGTTTGGCAAGAAAGCCG ATGGACTCCTGGGGATGGTGCTGAAGCGTCTGTCCTCACAGTTGATCTTGCTGCAGTCCTGGAGCGTCCACCTGTGGAAGATGTTCTGTGATGCCAGAAAGCCACGAAGCCAGATCCGCAGCGAGATCAATATTGACACTCTAGCCAGGGATGAGTTCAACCTGCAGAAGATGATGGTCCTGGTCACAGCCTCTGGCAAG CTCTTTGGCATTGAAAGTGGCACAGGAAGCATCTTGTGGAAGTTCTACCTCCCCGGTGTTCGTCCAGGAGCCTCCTTTAATTTGCTTGTACAGAGGACAACGGCCCACTTCCCTTACCCCCCTCAGTGCACCCTGCTGGTGAAGGACAAG GAGACGGCGATGACCTCCCTTTACGTCTTCAACCCGATATTTGGGAAACTAAGCCAGATGGCTCCTCCTTCTCTGCAGCGCCCCATTCTACAGTCTTTGCTCCTCCCAGTTATGGACCACGACTACGCCAAAGTTCTTCTTTTATTGGATGGCCAGCACAAG GTCATTCCATTCCCGGCCACAAAGTATGTCCTGCAGCAGTTACAGGAGCTCTCCTCCACCGTCTTCTTCTTCCTGATAGATGCTGAGAGAGGGAAACTGACTGGGCTGCGCCTGCACAAG GATCTGAGCACAGAGGAGATGTGGGAGCTCGTACTGCCTTCAGAACTGCAGAGGATCACCACTGTGAAGGGGAAACGTTCCAATGAGCACGTCCACTCGCAGGGGAGAGTCATGGGTGACCGAAGTGTTCTGTACAAG tacctgAACCCCAACTTGTTGGCACTTGTGACAGAGAGTACAGACACTCACCCTGACCGCTGCTTCATCGGAATCTATCTCATTGATGGCGTTACCGGACGCATCATTCACTCCTCCGTGCAGAGGAAAGCCAGAGGCCCCGTCAACATTGTCCACTCCGAGAACTGGGTGGTG TACCAGTACTGGAACAGCAAGGCGCGCCGGAACGAGCTGACCGTCTTAGAAATCTACGAAGGCACCGAGCAGTACAACAGCACCAACTTCAGCTCCCTGG CGCCGCACCTCCCGCACGTCCTGCAGCAGTCCTACATCTTCCCTCCGCCACTACGGGCCATGGAGGCGACCATCACCGAACGCGGCATAACCAGTCGCCATATCCTCA TTGGACTCCCAACTGGAGCGATTTTTTCTCTTCCCAAGGCCATACTGGACCCCCGCCGGCCTGAGTTCCCTACAGAATACACAAG AGAAGAGAATTTGATCCCCTACACACCCGACATTCAGATTCACGCTGAGCGCTTTATCAATTACAACCAGACCGTGTCCCGGATGAAAGGAATCTACACTGCCCCATCGGGCCTGGAGTCCACATGCCTG